One stretch of Ananas comosus cultivar F153 linkage group 6, ASM154086v1, whole genome shotgun sequence DNA includes these proteins:
- the LOC109712184 gene encoding nuclear-pore anchor isoform X5 has translation MASFPTDLNMKELLMGEADSDKTDETEQMIVPKVPVGISGTALAACLLRDGWSLAKMYEKYQEAADALRHERWGRKHAEAVLERVLHEIEEKAELILDERAEHERMAEAYSLMNQKLQQALLEHDNFESTIRNLKAELRKQERDYDIAQKEIDDLQKQVAVLLKECQDIQLRCGANLSSDLDTHVSTRSADVTYGIQAEKAVSAHMTFKDINELVEQNVQLRGQVRCLSVEVEKKDAELREGFQIELQKVTDEAKSKIEAVLKRSEEQGCIIESLHSSVAMYKRLYEEEHKLRTSSNTLLESIPEDGKKELMPLFEGSQDVSKKAYEQLAERAKNLEQELTKLRSELTTLRTERDKMALEANFARDRLNSFMAELDHQRKEANAVSGRNVELTQLLVDYQKRLRESSDSQQASEDKLRKLSMEVSILKHEKEILVNSEKRALDEVRSLIERVHRLQTSLDTIQTTEEVRENARAVERRNQEEHVKRIEREWAEAKKELHEERDRVRALTLEKEKAIETTVHQVEEMRKELTDAWRAVSSAESRAAVAEARCSDLEGRINGRKSITKDGAHDDSLLSSNEVTEELWKAKEEMEKLREEAQANKNYMLQYKEIAHTNEVALKQIESRHEEYKAEAERLKKTFEDEVLSLRNKLSEMEKNYVLKSEEASSLIEAKEKELLSVLAETSALRDEVAQKVTRIEMLEIQVSSLKDDLDQEHKRWRTAQDNYERQVILQSETIQELTSVSKELSSLQSEMAKLRDISDAQKVENDALKSSWEHEKLELQRDKDEAQRKYNEINEQNKILHNQLESLRIRLADKERSFAGLSSQTADSQTESDLQNVISYLRRSKEIAETELSLLKQEKIRLQSHLENALKASKEAQALLHSQSENFQTTVFKDEEFKSLQLQVREINLLRESNIQLREENKHNFEECQKLRDEAQKAKMEAERLHNLLLEKELEFEACQKEAETQKMETQHLNNRIAELVESYKSIDLKEYEHMKDELQSIKVLLREKETELELTKNLVSEKQELISKLEENLARCQSELAERENKLNDAFQVEASIKMEIEKQKKIISSLKKKNEVLAKEKEELSKDKQGLLKQIEDLKSTGRKTLNETLIDQAAKEKDTRIQILEKTLERERDDLRKERDDNRKEKLKRQKTEKTVLDLIQTVNKDKKKVEEELAKHKQAIVIMLESTGITASQLPSGSTLDEQTFAYFLSVDSFEDAANSLLNDGSGTQPLPPETSAADTSLAAAGRQVPPTTAQTRQSVTPQGKATEEKTGTTVVKPSTEVRKAGRRLVRPRLERPEESQADIEMSAAEGPVVTEDRKPSSSHEPELSGVILSSSHPPPSRKRMASSSVSEPKEESVAQDEAGTETVPPSKKSKDADFDVQSSEIPAIAQEPAGPSADNFDAKSPMEDVDTDEIVEAAGEEEMANKDEVEEHQSAPVDGMNQENEAQSEEDATMEEVRDKSKDAGELIDEGPRSEDPKEIMPLDVEDDREEGELMPDEPEQQIEEAASGEGHSESTPSDGVNAIDETPETVEPASPEPVTEKSENADVLEEVTEGNNNNNNNNSTGPGITETELSSPILLGVREGSPSTLPQASPSRVRESSPSSLLPHSAAPEQQGSSTVSETEEPRGRGRTISITERARQNAPLRQARMAAAQTTPRGRGRPAGGYRANRGARGRGGRGQS, from the exons GTTCTGCATGAGATAGAAGAGAAAGCTGAGCTAATTTTAGATGAACGGG CTGAACACGAGAGAATGGCAGAAGCATACTCCCTGATGAATCAAAAACTGCAGCAGGCATTGTTGGAGCATGACAATTTTGAGAGTACTATTAGAAATCTCAAG GCAGAGTTGAGAAAACAGGAACGTGATTATGATATTGCACAGAAGGAAATTGATGATCTTCAGAAGCAA GTAGCAGTCCTGTTAAAAGAATGCCAAGATATTCAACTTCGCTGTGGTGCCAACCTATCAAGTGACTTAGATACTCATGTTTCTACAAGATCAGCAGATGTTACCTATGGCATTCAAGCTGAAAAAGCTGTTTCTGCACAT ATGACTTTTAAGGACATAAATGAATTAGTTGAGCAAAATGTGCAACTCCGGGGCCAAGTGCGTTGCCTTTCTGTTGAGGTTGAGAAAAAGGATGCAGAATTAAGG GAGGGTTTCCAAATTGAGCTGCAGAAAGTGACTGATGAGGCAAAGTCCAAGATTGAAGCTGTGCTTAAGAGATCAGAAGAGCAAGGATGCATAATCGAGTCACTTCACAGCTCT GTTGCCATGTACAAGAGGCTGTATGAAGAAGAACATAAACTTCGTACTTCTAGCAATACTTTATTAGAATCTATTCCAG AAGACGGCAAGAAGGAGCTCATGCCTTTATTTGAAGGCTCTCAG GATGTTTCAAAAAAAGCGTACGAACAACTTGCTGAACGTGCTAAGAATCTTGAGCAGGAATTGACCAAGTTAAG GAGTGAGCTCACTACATTGCGAACAGAACGTGATAAAATGGCTTTGGAAGCCAATTTTGCTAGAGACCGGCTTAATAGTTTCATGGCAGAGCTTGATCATCAg AGGAAGGAAGCCAATGCAGTTTCAGGTAGAAATGTGGAGTTGACACAATTATTGGTTGATTACCAAAAGAGACTACGCGAAAGTAGTGATTCTCAACAAGCCTCTGAGGATAAGTTGCGAAAGCTATCAATGGAG GTATCTATTTTGAAGCATGAGAAGGAGATCTTAGTGAACTCGGAGAAGAGAGCTTTGGATGAAGTGCGCAGTTTGATAGAGAGAGTTCATCGTCTTCAG ACAAGCCTTGACACGATACAAACCACTGAGGAGGTTCGTGAG AATGCGAGAGCTGTGGAAAGGAGAAATCAGGAAGAGCATGTTAAACGAATTGAA AGAGAGTGGGCAGAAGCTAAGAAGGAGCTTCACGAAGAACGTGATCGTGTTCGTGCCCTAAcgcttgaaaaagaaaaagctataGAGACAACTGTTCATCAAGTAGAAGAAATGAGAAAAGAATTAACTGACGCATGGCGTGCGGTTTCTTCTGCTGAATCAAGGGCTGCTGTAGCAGAG GCTAGATGCTCAGATTTGGAGGGACGGATCAATGGAAGAAAG AGCATAACAAAGGATGGCGCCCATGATGACTCATTGTTGTCCTCCAATGAG GTTACTGAGGAGCTGTGGAAAGCAAAAGAGGAAATGGAAAAACTGAGAGAGGAAGCTCAAGCAAACAAGAATTACATGTTGCAG TACAAAGAAATAGCCCACACAAATGAAGTGGCACTGAAGCAAATTGAGTCTAGGCATGAGGAGTACAAGGCAGAG GCTGAAAGATTGAAGAAGACTTTTGAAGATGAAGTTTTGTCCCTAAGAAATAAGCTGTCTGAAATGGAGAAGAACTATGTATTGAAGTCTGAAGAAGCAAGCTCACTTATTGAAGCTAAAGAAAAAGAACTCCTTTCTGTATTGGCTGAAACTTCGGCCTTAAGAGATGAAGTTGCTCAGAAAGT AACACGAATAGAGATGCTAGAAATTCAAGTATCCTCCCTGAAGGATGATCTTGATCAGGAACATAAACGCTGGAGAACTGCCCAAGACAACTACGAGAGACAG GTTATTCTGCAATCTGAGACTATCCAGGAGTTGACGAGTGTTTCCAAAGAACTGTCTTCATTGCAATCTGAAATGGCAAAGCTCCGAGATATTTCAGATGCACAAAAAGTTGAAAAT gaTGCCCTGAAATCATCATGGGAACATGAAAAGCTGGAATTACAGAGAGATAAGGATGAAGCGCAAAGGAAGTATAATGAAATCAATGAACAG aataaaatattgcACAATCAGCTCGAGTCTTTGCGCATTAGATTAGCTGACAAGGAACGTAGCTTCGCTGGATTGTCATCCCAAACTGCAGATTCGCAAACGGAGAGTGATTTGCAAAATGTTATTAGTTATCTACGCAGATCGAAAGAAATA GCAGAAACTGAACTGTCGTTGTTAAAGCAAGAGAAGATACGGCTTCAATCCCAT CTAGAAAATGCATTAAAGGCCTCCAAGGAGGCTCAAGCCTTGCTACATTCTCAATCTGAGAATTTTCAAACAACAGTTTTTAAAGATGAAGAATTCAAGTCCTTGCAGCTCCAG GTAAGAGAGATTAATTTGCTTCGAGAAAGCAACATACAGCTGCGAGAGGAGAACAAACACAACTTTGAAGAATGCCAG AAACTCCGCGACGAAGCACAAAAAGCTAAAATGGAAGCCGAGAGATTGCATAATCTTTTACTTGAGAAGGAGCTAGAATTTGAGGCTTGCCAGAAGGAGGCTGAGACGCAAAAGATGGAGACACAACACCTCAACAATAGGATTGCCGAG TTAGTTGAAAGTTATAAGAGCATCGACCTCAAGGAATATGAACATATGAAGGATGAGCTTCAGAGTATCAAG GTACTCCTGAGAGAGAAGGAGACTGAGCTTGAGCTGACAAAGAATCTTGTTTCAGAGAAGCAAGAATTAATTTCTAAGCTGGAAGAAAACCTTGCTAGATGTCAATCAGAGTTAGCTGAAAGAGAAAACAAGTTAAATGATGCTTTTCAAGTTGAG GCAAGTATCAAAATGGAAATCGAGAAGCAGAAGAAGATCATTTCTTCTTTGAAG aagAAAAATGAGGTGCTGGCGAAGGAAAAGGAGGAACTTAGCAAGGATAAACAAGGCCTTTTAAAACAGATAGAGGATCTTAAATCAA CAGGCAGGAAGACCTTAAATGAAACTTTGATTGATCAGGCCGCTAAGGAAAAGGATACAAGGATTCAG atattggAGAAGACtttggagagggagagagacgaTCTGCGGAAGGAGAGGGATGACAACCGGAAAGAGAAATTAAAGCGGCAAAAGACTGAGAAGACGGTGCTAGATCTTATTCAGACGGTCAACAAG GATAAGAAGAAGGTTGAAGAAGAGCTTGCAAAGCATAAACAGGCTATCGTCATCATGTTGGAG AGTACTGGAATAACAGCTTCTCAACTTCCATCTGGGAGCACGCTAGATGAACAAACTTTTGCATACTTTCTCTCCGTTGATAGCTTTGAAGACGCTGCCAACTCCTTGCTAAATGACGGGTCAGGAACTCAGCCTCTCCCACCCGAAACTTCAGCAGCAGATACTTCTTTAGCAGCTGCAG GTCGGCAGGTTCCTCCTACTACTGCACAGACCAGACAATCTGTGACTCCTCAAGGTAAAGCAACAGAGGAAAAAACTGGAACTACTGTTGTCAAACCTAGTACTGAAGTTCGCAAGGCAGGAAGAAGGCTTGTACGTCCCCGTCTTGAGCGGCCCGAAGAGTCTCAAGCTGATATAGAAATGTCGGCAGCGGAGGGGCCTGTGGTGACAGAGGACCGCAAGCCCAGCTCATCTCATGAACCAGAACTATCAGGTGTAATATTGTCTTCATCACACCCGCCGCCTTCTCGCAAACGTATGGCCTCTTCATCAGTCTCTGAGCCAAAAGAAGAATCGGTAGCACAAGATGAGGCTGGCACTGAAACTGTTCCTCCTTCAAAGAAATCTAAAGATGCAGATTTTGATGTACAATCTTCTGAAATCCCGGCCATAGCACAAGAGCCAGCGGGCCCATCAGCTGACAACTTTGATGCAAAATCGCCTATGGAAGACGTGGATACTGATGAGATTGTAGAGGCAGCAGGGGAGGAAGAGATGGCAAACAAGGATGAAGTAGAGGAGCATCAAAGTGCGCCAGTCGATGGCATGAATCAAGAAAACGAGGCTCAATCTGAAGAAGATGCGACTATGGAGGAGGTTAGAGATAAGTCAAAAGATGCGGGGGAGTTGATTGATGAGGGCCCAAGGAGTGAAGATCCGAAGGAAATAATGCCCCTTGATGTTGAAGACGATAGAGAGGAAGGCGAGCTGATGCCGGATGAACCTGAGCAGCAAATAGAGGAGGCCGCGTCAGGAGAAGGACACAGTGAGTCTACTCCTAGCGATGGGGTTAATGCTATTGATGAAACCCCAGAAACTGTGGAGCCTGCTTCCCCTGAACCTGTGACTGAAAAGAGTGAAAACGCTGATGTCTTAGAGGAGGTTACAGAAggcaataataacaataataataacaatagcACTGGTCCGGGCATCACTGAAACTGAGCTAAGTTCTCCAATACTATTGGGCGTACGCGAAGGATCACCTAGTACGCTTCCCCAAGCATCACCATCACGAGTCCGTGAGAGTTCTCCAAGTTCACTTCTGCCTCACAGTGCAGCTCCAGAACAGCAGGGTTCCAGTACTGTTTCAGAAACGGAAGAACCACGGGGCCGCGGAAGAACAATTAGTATAACGGAGAGAGCTAGACAGAATGCCCCTCTCAGACAAGCCAGGATGGCGGCAGCTCAAACTACTCCCAGAGGTCGGGGTAGACCAGCTGGTGGCTACAGG GCTAATCGGGGGGCGCGTGGCCGAGGTGGTCGTGGACAATCATAA